In Desulfovibrio sp. 86, the following proteins share a genomic window:
- the ispG gene encoding flavodoxin-dependent (E)-4-hydroxy-3-methylbut-2-enyl-diphosphate synthase — MAAQRRQAFYWRKGMRKSTRAIRLGSVTVGGGAPVVVQSMTNTDTRDPAATLAQIARLAERGCEVVRLAVPDEAAVAALPAIRAGTSLPLIADIHFDHRLAMGALEAGFEGLRINPGNIGPKAHVDSVVDAAKAHGAVIRVGVNSGSVEKDLLRKYGGPCPQALVESALGHVRLLEARGFYDTKISLKSSSVMDTITAYRLLAEACDYPVHIGITEAGGLMRGTVKSAVGLGILLHEGIGDTLRVSLTADPAEEVTVAWEILRALGLRSRGPEIISCPTCGRTEIDLFSLARAVEERLATSTADVKVAVMGCVVNGPGEAREADLGVAGGRDKGIIFRKGEIVRSVKGQEALLAAFMEELQSLLNEKENI, encoded by the coding sequence GTGGCGGCGCAGCGTCGCCAGGCTTTTTATTGGAGAAAAGGCATGCGCAAAAGCACCAGGGCCATACGCCTCGGCAGCGTGACTGTGGGCGGGGGCGCGCCCGTTGTGGTTCAAAGCATGACCAACACAGACACCCGCGACCCTGCGGCCACGCTGGCGCAGATAGCCAGACTGGCGGAACGGGGCTGCGAGGTGGTGCGTCTGGCTGTGCCTGATGAAGCCGCAGTGGCGGCGCTGCCTGCCATTCGCGCGGGCACATCCCTGCCCCTCATTGCCGACATCCATTTTGATCACCGTCTTGCCATGGGCGCTTTGGAGGCGGGCTTTGAGGGCCTGCGCATCAACCCCGGCAACATAGGCCCCAAGGCCCATGTGGACAGTGTGGTTGATGCGGCCAAGGCGCACGGCGCGGTCATTCGCGTTGGCGTCAATTCCGGATCCGTGGAAAAAGACCTGCTGCGAAAATACGGCGGGCCCTGCCCGCAAGCCCTGGTGGAAAGCGCCCTTGGGCACGTGCGTTTGCTGGAGGCGCGCGGATTTTACGATACCAAGATTTCCCTCAAGTCCTCATCCGTGATGGACACCATCACGGCCTACCGCCTGCTTGCCGAGGCCTGTGATTATCCCGTCCACATCGGCATTACCGAAGCCGGGGGCCTCATGCGCGGCACGGTCAAGTCTGCCGTGGGGCTGGGCATATTGCTGCACGAAGGCATTGGCGACACGCTGCGCGTATCCCTCACGGCCGATCCCGCCGAAGAGGTCACCGTGGCCTGGGAGATTCTGCGCGCCCTTGGTCTGCGCTCGCGCGGGCCGGAAATCATTTCCTGCCCGACCTGCGGACGGACGGAAATTGACCTTTTTTCACTGGCGCGCGCCGTTGAAGAGCGGCTGGCAACCTCCACCGCCGATGTAAAGGTGGCGGTTATGGGCTGCGTGGTCAATGGCCCCGGTGAAGCCCGCGAAGCCGATCTGGGCGTGGCCGGAGGGCGTGACAAGGGCATTATTTTCCGCAAGGGCGAGATCGTTCGCTCCGTCAAGGGGCAGGAAGCCCTGCTGGCTGCGTTTATGGAAGAACTGCAATCACTGCTTAACGAAAAGGAAAACATCTAA
- a CDS encoding FlgO family outer membrane protein, with protein sequence MHNLLRLILICSLALSLMPGCSKAPATANDPGYIDAVELKLKFRELTDQMLATMPNDALQGVVAMPTSFVDENNTSRSSPLGRLMGEAMFYEFNQRGFPAREYRLTGNIAVVGGRDDLALIENAVIPAGQKWAALVVGTYYVDKDATFVNARLVRATDGLVMRTGQLVLVNTPIVARMGKTDPPAVKPAPAQTSSSSVASASKSSGQRGGLYPSLYTPASSITSGSINIKQGK encoded by the coding sequence ATGCACAACTTGTTACGCCTTATCCTTATTTGTTCCCTTGCGCTGTCCTTGATGCCGGGCTGCTCTAAAGCTCCGGCCACTGCCAATGATCCTGGCTACATAGATGCCGTTGAACTGAAACTGAAATTTCGCGAACTGACGGACCAGATGCTTGCCACCATGCCCAATGACGCCCTGCAAGGGGTCGTGGCCATGCCCACATCCTTTGTGGACGAAAACAATACGTCACGCAGTTCACCCCTGGGCAGACTCATGGGCGAAGCCATGTTTTACGAATTCAACCAGCGCGGCTTTCCCGCGCGCGAATATCGCCTGACCGGCAATATCGCCGTTGTGGGCGGCCGCGATGACCTGGCTCTCATCGAAAACGCCGTCATCCCGGCCGGGCAAAAATGGGCGGCCCTGGTCGTGGGCACCTATTATGTGGACAAAGACGCCACCTTCGTCAACGCGCGTCTGGTTCGCGCCACGGACGGCCTGGTCATGCGCACTGGGCAGCTTGTGCTTGTGAACACCCCCATTGTGGCCCGCATGGGCAAAACTGACCCCCCTGCCGTCAAACCCGCGCCCGCGCAGACCAGCAGTTCAAGTGTGGCCTCAGCGTCGAAATCCTCCGGCCAGCGTGGCGGTTTGTACCCTTCGCTCTATACCCCGGCCAGTTCCATCACCAGCGGCAGCATTAACATCAAACAGGGCAAATAA
- a CDS encoding FlgO family outer membrane protein, whose translation MSRYIAVILLLAALLLPLTAAAAGNVPAAATTIARQLDEQLMMRYAGSDPEVSKKEQQALARAHIIIMGTTPANLNDLNEASPLARQMMEEVTRWLMNAGYRFQELRKGSDIYFDKRKGEFILTRDVKRLASRVGTSQAIMAGTYVVSGEQVRFNIRLIHTNSNEVLAMGSGTVPITDDLMPLLRDPSPGGKGGVTPTVNTRLQ comes from the coding sequence ATGAGCCGTTATATTGCCGTTATACTCCTGCTGGCGGCCCTGCTTCTGCCCCTCACGGCCGCAGCCGCAGGCAATGTGCCCGCCGCAGCCACCACCATAGCGCGCCAGTTGGATGAGCAACTGATGATGCGCTACGCGGGCTCCGACCCCGAGGTCAGCAAAAAAGAGCAGCAGGCCCTGGCGCGCGCCCATATCATTATCATGGGCACCACCCCTGCCAACCTCAATGACCTCAATGAGGCTTCGCCGTTGGCCCGCCAGATGATGGAAGAGGTCACACGCTGGCTCATGAACGCAGGATACCGCTTTCAGGAACTGCGCAAGGGGAGCGACATCTATTTTGACAAAAGAAAGGGCGAGTTCATCCTTACCCGCGACGTCAAGCGTCTGGCCAGCAGGGTTGGCACAAGCCAGGCCATCATGGCGGGAACCTACGTTGTCAGTGGGGAACAGGTGCGCTTCAACATCCGGCTGATCCACACCAACAGCAACGAAGTGCTGGCCATGGGTTCGGGCACGGTGCCCATTACCGACGACCTCATGCCGCTCCTGCGTGATCCTTCTCCGGGAGGCAAGGGGGGTGTTACGCCCACGGTGAATACGCGCTTGCAGTAA